In Meiothermus ruber DSM 1279, the following proteins share a genomic window:
- a CDS encoding NAD(P)/FAD-dependent oxidoreductase — MTHYDALIVGAGIIGAACAYRLAERGLRVGVLEMAPAPAMGSTGKSAAGVRVQFTEATNILLSWYSIQEYQAMPEAAYRPIGYLFLVPDSQWEQHLAGVELQRSLGVPVEVRDLEAAQEWFSFSPIAAGLEAIRGATYGPADGIVDPHGICLAYLRRAREMGALVHTETEFCLAQPTKTGWKVQTPKGWLEARVVINAAGAWAGEVGRRAGLSIPVKPARRMVFCTAPIPQPSWHPLTIDLSSGFWFRPEHDRLIFGRSNPADLGFHEGMDWGWLEPTLEVGLARFPWLEGCNLDQKASWWGYYEVTPDHNPILGWMPGVKGWVNACGFSGHGVQQAAMVGRLMAEEVVDGRACSLNIDALRYERFLEDAKTREKNIV, encoded by the coding sequence ATGACGCATTACGATGCCCTCATAGTTGGCGCGGGCATTATCGGCGCCGCCTGCGCGTACCGCCTGGCGGAGCGGGGCCTTCGGGTGGGGGTGCTGGAGATGGCCCCCGCACCCGCCATGGGTTCGACCGGTAAGAGTGCAGCGGGGGTGCGGGTGCAGTTTACCGAGGCCACCAACATTCTGCTGTCCTGGTATTCCATACAGGAGTATCAAGCGATGCCGGAAGCAGCCTACCGGCCCATCGGCTATCTGTTTCTGGTGCCGGACTCCCAGTGGGAACAGCACCTGGCGGGGGTGGAGCTGCAGCGCAGCCTGGGGGTACCGGTGGAGGTGCGCGACCTCGAGGCCGCCCAGGAGTGGTTCAGCTTCTCGCCAATAGCAGCGGGCCTGGAAGCCATCCGGGGGGCCACCTATGGCCCTGCCGACGGTATTGTAGACCCCCATGGCATCTGCCTGGCCTACCTGCGGCGCGCAAGGGAGATGGGGGCTTTGGTGCATACCGAGACCGAGTTTTGCCTGGCCCAGCCGACCAAAACTGGATGGAAGGTGCAGACCCCCAAAGGGTGGCTCGAGGCCCGGGTGGTGATCAACGCGGCTGGGGCCTGGGCGGGGGAGGTGGGGCGACGGGCGGGGCTGAGTATCCCGGTGAAGCCCGCCCGGCGGATGGTTTTCTGCACCGCGCCCATACCCCAACCCTCCTGGCATCCCCTGACCATAGATCTGTCCAGCGGCTTCTGGTTTCGCCCCGAGCACGACCGGCTGATTTTTGGCCGCAGCAATCCGGCCGATCTGGGCTTCCACGAAGGGATGGACTGGGGCTGGCTCGAGCCCACCCTCGAGGTGGGCCTGGCCCGCTTTCCCTGGCTCGAGGGGTGTAACCTCGACCAAAAGGCGAGCTGGTGGGGCTACTACGAGGTTACCCCCGATCACAACCCCATCCTGGGCTGGATGCCGGGTGTGAAGGGATGGGTCAACGCCTGTGGCTTTTCCGGCCACGGGGTGCAGCAGGCCGCTATGGTAGGCCGTCTGATGGCTGAGGAAGTAGTGGATGGGCGGGCTTGCAGCTTGAATATAGACGCACTGCGCTATGAGCGCTTTCTGGAAGATGCCAAGACGCGGGAAAAAAACATCGTCTAG
- a CDS encoding SRPBCC family protein, with protein sequence MKLEYKGQENVQANPEKVWSFIQDPQKVASCLPDLKSVEIKDDKHMVATVGVAVGPVRGTFKFNIELDPRPDENKVMVRIRGGGLGSAVDLTASADIKGQDDQTTLLDWQGQATVSGPAATVGGRVLDAQAKRLIETVFANMGQKMSEV encoded by the coding sequence ATGAAACTCGAGTACAAAGGTCAAGAAAACGTTCAAGCCAACCCCGAAAAAGTTTGGAGCTTTATCCAGGATCCCCAAAAAGTAGCCTCCTGCCTGCCCGACCTCAAGAGCGTGGAGATCAAGGACGATAAGCACATGGTTGCCACCGTAGGGGTGGCGGTGGGGCCTGTGCGGGGTACATTCAAGTTCAACATTGAGCTTGACCCTCGTCCAGACGAAAACAAGGTGATGGTGCGTATCCGCGGCGGTGGACTGGGTAGTGCCGTGGATCTTACCGCCAGCGCCGACATCAAGGGCCAGGACGACCAGACCACGCTGTTGGACTGGCAGGGCCAGGCCACGGTGAGCGGCCCCGCTGCTACGGTGGGGGGGCGGGTGCTGGATGCCCAGGCCAAGCGGCTCATCGAGACGGTGTTTGCCAATATGGGCCAGAAAATGAGTGAGGTCTAG
- a CDS encoding aerobic carbon-monoxide dehydrogenase large subunit, giving the protein MAVQTPNLEPKGIQGLGKAIKRKEDARFIVGKGNYLDDINLPGMLYMALVHSPYAHAKILNIDTSEALKIPGVKAVITAKDLAAAGLSWIPTLAGDKQMVLADGKVLYQHQEVAAVYAETRQAAADGAAAVQVEYEPLPVVVDPYKATAPDAPVLREDIKDQMSGAHGPRRHPNHIWTWEVGSKDETEKALAQSEVRIKQHMVYPRSHPAPLEPCGCIGDMNKATGRLTVYMTTQAPHAIRTVLSLVTKIPENNIRVISPDIGGGFGNKVPVYPGYVCAIVGSIVLGAPVKWVETRTENLTTTGFARDFHMDIEIGATKDGKVTAMKVYTLADHGAFDAAADPSKYPAGLFSICTGSYDFQKAYAQVEAVYTNKAPGGVAYRCSFRVTEASYLIERSMDVLAHELKMDPAELRLKNFIQPHQFPYPSALGWTYDSGDYEKTLKVALERIGYHELRKEQAEKRARGELMGIGISTFTEIVGAGPSKDFDILGIKMFDGAEIRVHPTGSAIVRAGTRHQGQGHETTWAQIVSEELGLDVDKIIVEEGDTDTAPYGLGTYASRSTPTAGGAMALAARRIREKAKKIAAHLLEVGENDVEWVDKKFQVKGVPSKSVTMNEVAFAAYTNLPPGLEPGLETTYYYDPPNLTFPHGAYVCVVDIDKGTGEVKVRRFVAIDDCGTIINPMIVEGQVHGGLTEGFAMAFMQEIAFDEQGNHLASNFTDYLLPTALETPKWETGHTVTPSPHHPIGAKGVGESPTVGSPAAFVNAVVDALAHLGVRHIDMPITREKVWKILRQAGVDAF; this is encoded by the coding sequence ATGGCAGTCCAGACCCCCAACCTCGAGCCCAAGGGCATCCAAGGGCTCGGTAAGGCCATCAAGCGCAAGGAAGACGCTCGCTTTATCGTGGGCAAAGGCAACTACCTCGACGATATCAACCTTCCAGGCATGCTCTACATGGCCCTGGTGCATAGCCCCTACGCCCACGCTAAAATTTTGAACATCGATACCAGCGAGGCCCTGAAAATTCCCGGCGTCAAAGCCGTCATCACCGCCAAAGACCTGGCCGCCGCGGGGCTTTCCTGGATTCCAACCCTGGCCGGCGATAAGCAGATGGTGCTGGCCGACGGCAAGGTGCTGTACCAGCACCAGGAGGTGGCCGCGGTGTACGCCGAGACCCGGCAGGCCGCCGCCGACGGGGCCGCCGCAGTCCAGGTCGAGTACGAGCCCCTGCCAGTGGTGGTCGATCCCTACAAGGCCACCGCCCCCGACGCGCCGGTGCTGCGGGAAGACATCAAAGATCAGATGAGCGGGGCCCACGGGCCTCGGCGGCATCCCAACCACATCTGGACCTGGGAGGTGGGCTCTAAGGACGAAACCGAAAAGGCCCTGGCCCAGTCCGAGGTGCGCATCAAGCAGCACATGGTCTACCCGCGCAGCCACCCGGCCCCCCTGGAGCCCTGCGGCTGCATCGGCGACATGAACAAGGCCACCGGACGCCTTACGGTCTACATGACCACCCAGGCGCCCCACGCCATCCGCACCGTGCTATCACTGGTAACCAAAATTCCCGAGAACAACATCCGGGTTATCTCGCCCGATATTGGCGGTGGCTTCGGCAACAAGGTGCCGGTCTACCCCGGCTACGTGTGCGCCATCGTGGGCAGCATCGTGCTGGGCGCGCCGGTCAAATGGGTCGAGACCCGCACCGAGAACCTCACCACCACCGGCTTCGCCCGCGATTTCCACATGGACATCGAGATTGGGGCCACCAAAGACGGCAAGGTCACGGCCATGAAGGTCTACACCCTGGCCGACCACGGGGCCTTCGACGCCGCCGCCGACCCCAGCAAGTACCCGGCGGGTTTGTTCAGCATCTGCACCGGATCCTACGACTTCCAGAAAGCCTACGCCCAGGTAGAAGCGGTTTACACCAACAAGGCCCCCGGCGGGGTGGCCTACCGCTGCTCCTTCCGCGTGACCGAGGCCAGCTACCTGATTGAGCGCAGCATGGACGTGCTGGCCCACGAGCTCAAGATGGACCCCGCCGAGCTGCGCCTCAAGAACTTCATCCAGCCCCACCAGTTCCCCTACCCCTCGGCCCTGGGCTGGACCTACGACTCCGGCGACTACGAGAAAACCCTGAAGGTGGCGCTCGAGCGCATCGGTTACCACGAGCTGCGCAAAGAGCAAGCCGAGAAGCGGGCCAGGGGCGAGCTAATGGGCATTGGCATCTCCACCTTTACCGAGATTGTGGGGGCCGGGCCCAGCAAGGACTTCGACATCCTGGGCATCAAGATGTTCGATGGGGCCGAGATTCGGGTACACCCCACGGGCTCCGCCATCGTGCGGGCCGGCACGCGCCACCAGGGCCAGGGCCACGAGACCACCTGGGCCCAGATCGTCTCGGAGGAGCTGGGCCTGGACGTGGACAAGATTATTGTGGAGGAGGGCGACACCGACACCGCCCCCTATGGCCTGGGCACCTACGCCAGCCGCAGCACCCCCACCGCCGGCGGGGCCATGGCCCTGGCCGCCCGTCGCATCCGCGAGAAGGCCAAAAAGATCGCCGCACACCTGCTGGAAGTGGGTGAAAACGACGTGGAGTGGGTGGACAAGAAGTTCCAGGTCAAGGGCGTGCCCAGCAAGAGCGTGACCATGAACGAGGTGGCTTTTGCCGCCTATACCAACCTGCCCCCGGGCCTGGAGCCTGGACTGGAAACCACCTACTACTACGACCCGCCCAACCTGACCTTCCCCCACGGCGCCTACGTCTGCGTGGTGGACATTGACAAAGGCACCGGCGAGGTCAAGGTGCGCCGCTTCGTAGCCATTGACGACTGCGGCACCATCATCAACCCCATGATTGTGGAAGGACAGGTGCACGGCGGCCTGACCGAAGGCTTCGCCATGGCCTTCATGCAGGAGATCGCCTTCGACGAGCAGGGCAACCACCTGGCCTCCAACTTCACCGATTATCTGCTGCCCACCGCCCTCGAGACCCCCAAATGGGAGACCGGCCACACCGTTACCCCCAGCCCCCACCACCCCATTGGGGCCAAAGGGGTGGGCGAGTCGCCCACGGTGGGCAGCCCGGCCGCCTTTGTGAACGCCGTGGTGGACGCCCTGGCTCACCTGGGTGTGCGCCACATCGACATGCCCATCACCCGCGAAAAGGTCTGGAAGATTTTGCGGCAGGCCGGAGTGGACGCTTTCTAG
- a CDS encoding nucleotidyltransferase family protein, producing the protein MVDAIVLSAGRASRFGVPKWLLPAGEGQVLLTRVLEQAAAVVDGRIAVVVGRASKVTRYVVERWVEAAGGRVHTALNRHYRYGQSTSLKAGIRALPDAAGVLVMLADMPALEPTRLERLRQAIQARGPYSVAVAASLQGQVLPPVYLSAQLFPDIQKLRGDQGARAILRAYEERVERVEWGAGPWFTDVDDWPTYRHLAHQQGWALERGGVLPRRPVAPAQFKDRVDAALASQEVPWLAPGILLLPSSGEACWLDLTPPYRGVRSLVMGRASTPEAYLQLLRSAALAALASGV; encoded by the coding sequence ATGGTGGATGCCATTGTGCTATCGGCTGGGCGGGCCTCGAGGTTCGGGGTGCCCAAATGGTTGCTGCCGGCAGGTGAGGGCCAGGTGCTGCTAACGCGGGTGCTCGAGCAGGCTGCTGCTGTGGTGGATGGGCGGATCGCAGTGGTGGTGGGGCGCGCATCGAAGGTGACCCGCTACGTGGTGGAGCGCTGGGTGGAAGCCGCTGGGGGTAGGGTGCACACGGCGCTCAACCGCCATTACCGCTACGGACAGAGCACCTCGCTAAAGGCCGGCATCCGGGCCTTACCGGATGCGGCAGGGGTGCTGGTTATGCTGGCCGATATGCCGGCGCTCGAGCCGACAAGGCTGGAACGGCTGAGGCAGGCCATACAGGCTCGAGGCCCGTACTCGGTGGCGGTTGCGGCCAGTCTGCAGGGCCAGGTGCTGCCACCGGTCTACCTGTCGGCCCAGCTTTTCCCGGATATTCAAAAACTCAGAGGGGATCAGGGGGCGCGGGCCATCCTGCGGGCCTACGAAGAACGCGTGGAGCGGGTCGAGTGGGGGGCGGGGCCCTGGTTTACCGATGTGGACGACTGGCCGACTTACCGGCATCTGGCTCATCAGCAGGGGTGGGCCCTCGAGCGGGGGGGGGTGCTGCCCCGACGGCCTGTGGCCCCGGCCCAGTTCAAAGACAGGGTGGATGCGGCCCTGGCATCGCAGGAGGTGCCCTGGCTGGCGCCGGGGATTCTACTGCTGCCGTCCTCGGGTGAGGCCTGCTGGCTCGACCTAACCCCGCCCTACCGTGGGGTTAGGAGCCTGGTGATGGGGCGCGCAAGCACGCCGGAGGCCTACCTGCAACTGCTGCGCAGCGCTGCCCTCGCGGCGCTGGCTTCGGGGGTATAG
- a CDS encoding (2Fe-2S)-binding protein, protein MEITLKINGSEKKLSVEPRTLLVHAIRDAGLTGTHIGCDSSSCGVCTVVLDGKTAVKSCTMFAVQAEGHEITTIEGMAQGGKLHPLQQAFHDQHGLQCGYCTPGMIMAAHVLLQHNPNPTEEEIRFGLSGNLCRCTGYQNIVKAVQQAAEMLRQPSGAAADD, encoded by the coding sequence ATGGAAATCACGCTAAAAATCAACGGCTCGGAGAAAAAGCTCAGCGTAGAGCCCCGCACCCTGCTGGTGCATGCCATCCGCGATGCCGGTCTTACCGGAACCCATATCGGCTGCGACAGCTCTTCCTGCGGGGTTTGCACGGTGGTGCTCGATGGCAAAACCGCCGTTAAGAGCTGCACCATGTTCGCAGTCCAGGCCGAGGGCCACGAGATTACCACCATCGAGGGCATGGCCCAGGGCGGCAAGCTGCACCCATTGCAGCAGGCTTTCCACGACCAGCACGGCCTGCAGTGCGGCTACTGCACACCCGGCATGATCATGGCCGCGCACGTGCTCTTGCAACACAACCCCAACCCCACCGAGGAGGAGATTCGCTTCGGCCTCTCGGGCAACCTCTGCCGCTGCACCGGCTACCAGAACATCGTCAAAGCGGTTCAGCAAGCTGCCGAGATGCTGCGCCAACCGTCTGGCGCGGCCGCCGATGATTAA
- a CDS encoding HD domain-containing phosphohydrolase, whose translation MPEADVALLLSDAQSQLGLAPMQAVRLVEQARSLAHQQGQTGYEAQATLIEARAYLRLGQLAASMQAVQNALELAEQAQDMGLKLDGLRLLATVLREQGELDLASTYLEEAIQLARQGVQPAAEADCLNQQAGIHHSRAEYAQALDKLTRALGIVRTLNNPAAQASYLNNIGILRTELGQYPQALEAFLEAYQLYQQEGHSARNRAGNLASIGNLYMEMGDFAQAHRYYEQALAEAHQSSDRLIELQVMQLMAELAYKRQDYPQALALYQTILQASQQQGLERMQATALEGLAKAQMALGEPQTATQTLLEVLALARSSGWGATLLDVLLSLGEAWLAQGALEQARACAQEALELASQARRKRSTYLAHRLLAQIHKAAGAFETAVMHLEEYHRLEREVFNEESERKRQTLINHLELERARTEAEQLRLKTELERQAREEAQAKVFQRTQELEFAQLEIVSRLALAAEFRDDATGEHTYRVGRNAALIAQQLGWPSNEVEILRLAARLHDVGKIGIPDAILLKHDRLTPEEYEIVKEHTTIGARILSGGRSRLLHLAEEIALTHHERFDGSGYPRGLAGEAIPLPGRIVAVADVLDALTHERPYKRAWSVAEALAEIKRQSGRQFDPVVVEACLAVFADAAVGVEEHMQRLDSDLSLSVQLEKAQLGWGVGEVEQLRQNFEQLLAERTRELEQARREAQMLARRMELMAHTDVLTGLGNRRAFESDLESEVTRAYRVGYPLSVLAMDLDTLKLLNDTEGHERGDALLRTFALAVQESFMDLGRVYRIGGDEFAAILPYLDVSHRNEILSRVEAAVRLTQQRGFPQASVSSGLAALPEEASSDGDLVRLSDQRMYQDKLVRRRAREAST comes from the coding sequence ATGCCTGAAGCGGATGTCGCGCTGCTACTATCGGATGCCCAAAGCCAGCTTGGCCTCGCCCCCATGCAGGCCGTGCGTCTGGTTGAGCAGGCCCGTAGCCTGGCCCACCAGCAGGGGCAAACCGGCTATGAGGCGCAGGCAACCCTTATTGAGGCCAGGGCGTATCTTCGCCTCGGCCAGTTGGCAGCCTCTATGCAGGCAGTTCAGAACGCCCTCGAGCTGGCCGAGCAGGCCCAGGATATGGGTCTCAAGCTCGACGGCCTGCGTCTGCTGGCTACCGTTTTGCGCGAACAGGGTGAGCTGGATCTGGCCAGCACCTACCTCGAGGAGGCCATTCAACTGGCCCGACAGGGCGTGCAACCGGCGGCTGAGGCGGACTGCCTGAACCAGCAGGCCGGCATCCACCATTCCCGGGCCGAGTATGCCCAGGCCCTGGATAAGCTCACCCGTGCTCTGGGCATCGTGCGCACCCTGAACAACCCGGCGGCTCAGGCCAGCTACCTCAACAACATCGGTATCCTGCGCACCGAGCTGGGGCAGTACCCCCAGGCCCTCGAGGCCTTTCTGGAAGCCTACCAGCTATACCAGCAAGAAGGCCACAGCGCGCGAAACCGCGCAGGCAACCTCGCGTCTATCGGCAACCTGTACATGGAAATGGGCGACTTTGCGCAGGCCCACCGATACTACGAGCAAGCCCTGGCTGAGGCCCATCAGTCTAGTGATCGCCTGATCGAGCTGCAGGTCATGCAGCTCATGGCCGAGCTGGCCTACAAGCGCCAGGACTACCCCCAGGCCCTGGCGCTTTACCAGACCATCCTGCAGGCCAGCCAGCAGCAGGGTTTGGAGCGGATGCAGGCCACTGCCCTCGAGGGCCTGGCCAAGGCCCAGATGGCCCTGGGGGAGCCCCAGACGGCCACCCAAACCCTGCTGGAGGTCTTGGCCCTGGCGCGCTCGAGCGGCTGGGGCGCCACCCTTTTGGATGTGCTTTTAAGCCTGGGGGAGGCCTGGCTGGCCCAGGGGGCGCTCGAGCAGGCCCGGGCCTGCGCCCAGGAAGCCCTCGAGCTGGCCAGCCAGGCCAGGCGTAAACGCAGCACCTACCTGGCCCACCGGCTGCTGGCCCAGATACACAAGGCCGCGGGGGCGTTTGAGACGGCTGTGATGCACCTGGAAGAGTACCACCGCCTGGAACGAGAAGTCTTCAACGAGGAGAGCGAGCGCAAACGGCAAACCCTCATCAACCACCTCGAGCTCGAGCGCGCACGCACCGAGGCTGAACAGCTACGCCTCAAAACCGAGCTCGAGCGCCAGGCCCGCGAAGAAGCCCAGGCCAAGGTTTTCCAGCGCACCCAGGAGCTCGAGTTCGCCCAGCTCGAGATCGTCTCGCGCCTGGCCCTGGCCGCGGAGTTCCGCGATGACGCCACCGGTGAGCATACCTACCGCGTAGGGCGCAACGCGGCCCTGATTGCCCAGCAGTTGGGCTGGCCCTCCAACGAGGTGGAGATTCTGCGGCTGGCCGCGCGGCTTCACGATGTGGGCAAGATTGGTATTCCGGACGCCATTTTGCTCAAACACGACCGGCTGACCCCCGAAGAGTACGAAATCGTGAAAGAACACACCACCATCGGGGCGCGCATTCTGTCGGGGGGGCGCTCCCGGCTCCTCCATTTAGCCGAAGAAATTGCCCTGACCCACCACGAGCGCTTCGACGGCAGCGGTTACCCCAGGGGCCTGGCGGGTGAAGCCATTCCCCTGCCTGGCCGCATTGTGGCTGTGGCGGATGTGCTCGATGCCCTCACCCACGAACGCCCTTACAAAAGGGCCTGGTCGGTAGCGGAGGCCCTGGCCGAGATCAAGCGCCAGAGCGGGCGCCAGTTTGATCCGGTGGTGGTGGAGGCCTGTCTGGCCGTGTTTGCTGATGCTGCGGTGGGGGTTGAGGAGCACATGCAGCGCCTGGACTCCGACCTTTCGCTTTCAGTGCAGCTCGAGAAAGCCCAGTTGGGCTGGGGCGTTGGGGAAGTTGAACAGCTCCGCCAAAACTTTGAGCAGCTTCTGGCCGAACGCACCCGTGAACTCGAGCAAGCCCGCCGTGAAGCCCAGATGCTGGCCCGCCGAATGGAGCTCATGGCCCACACCGATGTGCTCACCGGTCTGGGCAACCGCCGGGCGTTTGAGTCCGACCTGGAGAGCGAGGTGACCCGCGCCTACCGGGTGGGCTACCCCCTGAGCGTGCTGGCGATGGACCTCGATACCCTCAAACTGCTCAACGATACCGAGGGCCACGAACGCGGCGATGCGCTGCTGCGCACCTTTGCTTTAGCTGTTCAGGAGAGCTTTATGGATCTGGGTCGGGTGTACCGGATTGGGGGCGACGAGTTCGCGGCGATTCTGCCCTACCTGGATGTCAGCCACCGCAATGAGATCCTTAGCCGCGTAGAAGCGGCGGTCAGGCTTACTCAACAACGGGGCTTCCCCCAGGCCAGCGTTAGCAGCGGCCTGGCCGCATTGCCTGAGGAGGCCAGCTCCGATGGCGACCTGGTGCGGCTTTCTGATCAGCGTATGTACCAGGACAAGCTCGTACGCCGGAGGGCTCGAGAGGCCAGCACCTGA
- a CDS encoding XdhC family protein, producing the protein MDIYSRIAELRQSGQSFALATVVSRQAPVSSHLGDKAIIFEDGCFEGYVGGACSREIVRKQALEALRLGKPRLVRITPEAAAKVVLEHADEVVIPMTCASEGAVDVYIEPLIGKSCLLVVGGSQIALTTAQIAARMNYTVTLACDKPELAGVSLESEIQVLDWRELGNWLDAQNPAKTHIVIASQGHYDEDALVLIAQRMPRPAYLGLVASRKRGAAVLDNLEILGVPRTTFPQLKYPAGLDLGGRGRDEVAVSILAEIISLKHQKNPQKVAVEAPPNPLPALEQVQAIAADLPVAAAPAAIPSGMAIDPTSGELVEIAKAVSAEYQGQTYYFSCPNCRAKFLKNPEKYLKGRA; encoded by the coding sequence ATGGACATCTACAGCAGAATTGCTGAGCTCAGGCAAAGCGGCCAGTCCTTTGCACTGGCTACGGTGGTCTCGCGCCAGGCCCCGGTCTCCTCGCACCTGGGCGACAAAGCCATCATCTTTGAAGATGGGTGCTTTGAAGGGTATGTGGGGGGTGCTTGTTCACGGGAAATTGTGCGCAAACAGGCCCTCGAGGCCCTGCGCCTGGGCAAGCCCCGGCTGGTCAGGATTACCCCGGAGGCGGCGGCTAAGGTGGTGCTCGAGCACGCCGACGAGGTGGTCATTCCCATGACCTGCGCCAGCGAGGGCGCGGTGGACGTCTACATCGAGCCCCTGATTGGCAAATCCTGCTTGCTGGTGGTGGGGGGTTCGCAAATCGCCCTCACCACCGCCCAGATAGCCGCCCGCATGAACTACACCGTCACGCTGGCCTGCGATAAGCCCGAGCTGGCCGGGGTGAGCCTCGAGTCCGAGATACAGGTGCTGGACTGGCGCGAACTGGGAAACTGGCTCGACGCGCAAAACCCCGCCAAAACCCATATCGTAATCGCCTCGCAGGGCCACTACGACGAAGACGCCCTGGTGCTCATCGCCCAGCGCATGCCCCGCCCGGCCTACCTGGGGCTGGTGGCGAGCCGAAAGCGCGGGGCCGCGGTGCTGGACAATCTGGAAATTCTGGGAGTACCCAGAACCACCTTCCCCCAGCTCAAATACCCCGCCGGGCTCGACTTAGGGGGGCGCGGGCGCGACGAGGTGGCCGTCTCGATCCTGGCCGAGATCATCTCACTCAAGCACCAAAAGAACCCCCAAAAAGTAGCTGTCGAGGCCCCTCCAAACCCCTTGCCGGCGCTCGAGCAGGTTCAGGCCATCGCAGCCGATCTTCCGGTGGCCGCAGCCCCTGCCGCCATCCCCAGCGGTATGGCCATCGACCCCACCAGCGGCGAGCTGGTCGAAATCGCCAAAGCCGTCAGCGCCGAGTACCAGGGCCAGACCTACTACTTTAGCTGCCCCAACTGCCGCGCCAAGTTCCTGAAAAACCCCGAAAAGTACCTGAAGGGTAGGGCATGA
- a CDS encoding FAD binding domain-containing protein — MIPAAFEYKRPMSLEEALSHLAQYGSDARVLAGGQSLIPAMRYRLAQPAVLVDINKLPNLGYMKEENGMLCLGALVRDTDVEFSPEIRSRYHLISDVSMVVADPIVRFRATVVGSLCHNDPSGDWAAAAIAARAQMVIQGQGGARVEPIDQFLVDSFATSIGEGEMAVEVRFPVPNALTSGAYEKIERKVGDYATAAAAVQIELNPDGTIKEAGIGITAVAHMPLRVEEGEKILRGQKPTLELIRAAAEEARKIADPNPDARGSAEYKKDMARVLVGRGLIKALQRLNVAVA; from the coding sequence ATGATACCTGCGGCCTTTGAGTACAAACGTCCGATGTCCCTCGAGGAGGCCCTGAGCCATCTGGCCCAGTACGGCAGCGACGCCCGCGTGCTGGCCGGTGGGCAGAGCCTGATCCCGGCCATGCGCTACCGCCTGGCCCAACCCGCGGTGCTTGTTGATATCAACAAGCTACCCAACCTGGGCTACATGAAAGAAGAAAATGGGATGCTCTGCCTGGGAGCGTTGGTGCGGGACACCGACGTGGAGTTCAGCCCTGAGATAAGAAGCAGGTATCACTTGATTAGCGATGTCTCCATGGTGGTCGCCGACCCCATCGTGCGCTTCCGCGCTACCGTGGTGGGCTCCCTCTGCCACAACGACCCCTCCGGCGACTGGGCGGCTGCGGCCATTGCAGCGCGGGCCCAGATGGTTATTCAGGGCCAGGGCGGGGCTCGAGTGGAGCCCATTGACCAGTTCCTGGTAGATAGCTTCGCGACCTCCATCGGCGAGGGTGAGATGGCGGTGGAGGTGCGGTTTCCTGTCCCCAACGCGCTCACCTCTGGCGCTTACGAAAAAATCGAGCGGAAGGTGGGCGACTACGCCACCGCTGCCGCCGCTGTACAGATTGAGCTCAACCCCGACGGCACCATCAAGGAAGCCGGCATCGGCATTACCGCCGTAGCCCACATGCCCCTGCGGGTTGAAGAGGGGGAGAAAATCCTGCGGGGCCAAAAGCCCACGCTCGAGCTGATCCGGGCCGCGGCCGAAGAAGCCCGCAAAATCGCCGACCCCAATCCAGATGCGCGCGGCTCCGCTGAGTACAAAAAGGACATGGCCCGCGTACTGGTAGGGCGCGGTCTGATTAAAGCCCTGCAGCGCCTGAATGTGGCGGTGGCCTAA
- a CDS encoding AAA family ATPase → MNPAEQNPLLQSVEGIQAVLRERNYIADLPMATALRLVMALRKPLLVEGPAGVGKTQVAKTLAEVLDTRLIRLQCYEGLDTAQALYEWNYPKQMLHIRLTENSGESLAQREAEIFSEAYLLRRPLLEAISQDQPPVLLIDEIDRTDEEFEAFLLELLAEFQVTIPELGTLKARHRPYVILTSNRSRELSDALRRRCLYLWQNYPSFEKEVEIIRARLPGINERLAQKIARVVAHLRELPLNKAPGVAESLDWAEALVSLHKESLDMSILEQTWGVIIKDKDDLALVEAHKARIAELVV, encoded by the coding sequence ATGAACCCGGCTGAGCAGAATCCGCTTCTACAAAGCGTCGAGGGTATCCAGGCCGTTCTGCGCGAGCGCAACTACATCGCCGACCTGCCCATGGCCACCGCCCTCAGGCTGGTGATGGCCCTGCGCAAGCCGCTGCTGGTCGAGGGCCCCGCCGGGGTGGGCAAAACCCAGGTCGCCAAAACCCTAGCTGAGGTGCTGGATACCCGGCTGATTCGGCTGCAGTGCTACGAAGGCCTCGACACCGCCCAGGCCCTGTACGAGTGGAACTACCCCAAGCAGATGCTGCACATCCGCCTGACCGAGAATTCGGGCGAGAGCCTGGCCCAGCGTGAGGCCGAGATTTTCAGTGAGGCCTACCTGCTGCGCCGCCCGCTGCTCGAGGCCATCTCGCAGGATCAGCCCCCGGTGCTGCTGATTGACGAGATAGACCGCACCGACGAGGAGTTCGAGGCTTTTTTGCTCGAGCTTTTAGCCGAGTTTCAGGTCACCATCCCCGAGCTGGGCACCCTCAAGGCCCGGCACCGGCCCTATGTGATCCTGACCTCCAACCGCAGCCGCGAGCTGTCGGACGCCCTCCGGCGGCGCTGTTTGTACCTGTGGCAAAACTACCCCAGCTTTGAAAAAGAGGTCGAGATCATCCGGGCCAGGCTACCGGGCATCAACGAGCGGCTGGCACAAAAGATTGCAAGGGTGGTGGCCCACCTGCGCGAGCTGCCCCTGAACAAGGCCCCCGGCGTGGCCGAGAGCCTGGACTGGGCCGAGGCGCTGGTCTCACTGCACAAGGAGTCCCTCGATATGAGCATCCTCGAGCAGACCTGGGGCGTAATCATCAAGGACAAAGACGACCTGGCCCTGGTGGAAGCCCATAAAGCCCGCATCGCCGAGCTGGTCGTCTGA